A portion of the Candidatus Zixiibacteriota bacterium genome contains these proteins:
- a CDS encoding aminoacetone oxidase family FAD-binding enzyme — protein sequence MKIQFIYVIEEYRGGVPGDKGMPVRNSKSVNLSPIIVIGGGPSGLLAAITASKNARQVILYNKNPWPGKKIAAVPSEELYFSEKLPPTKLASGFDDKSKFVAPIFKAFGYTDLIKLGKKMKLHLEADQFGHFKANGIPGDGLIKSLLAEAEKRGVLYKKSSRVSDIYTYRKKVVGVAVNSTRVPASAVILAAGSISAPKLGSTNDGYIIAEKLGHKINTIKPALTDLITHEKHNKILKGLTFDDVVISIYIDGRQTHSEKGEIKFKADSISGSFILNHSAEIIELLPKHTVEIRLDFMPEQTRESLETWLIKQLMAKRTINIKQCLNGHFSDGIIKAIFAESGIKPDKSVIHISNLERKAMVQAVKSFRMTIKAPKPFNYSRGVLGGVSTDEIDPHTCQSKVIKSLYFAGGVMDVLGPWGGYNMQFAFSSGYVAGNAACNGLK from the coding sequence ATGAAAATACAGTTTATTTATGTTATCGAAGAATATCGGGGGGGTGTTCCTGGAGATAAAGGAATGCCTGTAAGGAATAGTAAGAGTGTAAATTTATCGCCAATAATTGTAATTGGCGGAGGACCGTCGGGATTGCTTGCGGCAATCACCGCCTCGAAAAACGCGCGGCAGGTAATACTATATAATAAAAATCCTTGGCCGGGAAAGAAGATTGCAGCGGTTCCATCAGAGGAACTATATTTTTCCGAAAAGCTGCCGCCCACCAAGTTAGCCTCCGGATTTGATGATAAATCAAAGTTTGTTGCTCCCATATTTAAGGCGTTCGGCTATACGGATCTTATCAAGCTTGGTAAAAAAATGAAGCTGCATTTGGAAGCAGACCAGTTCGGACATTTTAAAGCCAACGGCATACCTGGTGATGGTTTGATTAAATCGCTTCTTGCGGAAGCCGAAAAGAGAGGCGTGCTATATAAAAAGTCATCTCGTGTCAGTGATATATATACCTATAGGAAAAAAGTTGTTGGTGTGGCCGTAAACAGTACGAGAGTTCCGGCATCGGCGGTAATCCTTGCCGCCGGGTCGATTTCTGCCCCCAAGCTTGGCTCAACAAATGATGGTTATATCATCGCTGAAAAACTCGGCCATAAGATTAATACAATTAAACCAGCGCTTACCGATTTAATCACTCATGAAAAGCACAACAAGATTCTTAAAGGTTTGACTTTCGATGATGTGGTAATTAGCATCTATATTGATGGCAGGCAGACTCATTCGGAAAAAGGTGAAATCAAATTTAAGGCAGATTCAATTTCCGGCTCATTTATATTAAATCATTCTGCCGAAATTATCGAGCTTCTCCCCAAGCATACTGTCGAAATCAGGCTGGATTTTATGCCCGAACAGACAAGAGAAAGTCTTGAAACATGGCTGATAAAGCAGTTAATGGCAAAGCGTACTATAAATATCAAGCAGTGTTTAAACGGGCATTTTAGTGATGGAATCATCAAGGCGATTTTTGCCGAATCCGGCATTAAGCCTGATAAATCCGTAATACATATCAGCAATCTTGAACGCAAAGCAATGGTTCAGGCTGTTAAGAGTTTCCGAATGACTATTAAAGCGCCCAAGCCATTTAATTACAGCCGCGGAGTTCTTGGCGGCGTGTCAACGGATGAAATCGACCCTCATACTTGCCAATCGAAAGTTATCAAGTCGTTGTATTTTGCCGGCGGTGTGATGGATGTTTTAGGACCTTGGGGCGGCTACAATATGCAGTTTGCTTTTTCCAGCGGTTATGTTGCCGGCAATGCGGCGTGTAATGGTTTGAAATAA
- the rfaE2 gene encoding D-glycero-beta-D-manno-heptose 1-phosphate adenylyltransferase: MKKIVSQSELLKIRKACQRKRQTVVFTNGCFDLLHRGHIEYLAKAKKLGDILIIGLNTDKSVAMLKGQGRPIVSFNDRAYIISHLDMVDYVVPFGSLTPKALITKLLPDILVKGGDYKPEDIVGAKEVTANGGEVAVIKYIKGRSSSELIDVIRKLKT, encoded by the coding sequence ATGAAAAAAATAGTCTCACAATCCGAACTGCTAAAAATCAGAAAAGCCTGCCAACGCAAGAGGCAAACTGTCGTGTTCACAAACGGCTGTTTCGATTTACTCCATCGCGGGCATATCGAATATTTAGCCAAAGCGAAAAAGCTTGGCGATATCCTGATTATCGGGCTTAATACCGATAAATCCGTAGCTATGCTCAAAGGGCAGGGTCGGCCGATTGTCAGCTTCAATGACCGCGCCTATATAATCTCGCATCTCGATATGGTCGATTATGTTGTCCCATTCGGTTCATTAACTCCGAAAGCCCTGATTACAAAACTTCTCCCCGATATTCTAGTCAAGGGCGGCGACTACAAGCCGGAGGATATTGTCGGCGCTAAGGAAGTAACAGCCAACGGGGGAGAGGTCGCAGTGATCAAATATATAAAAGGGCGCTCATCATCGGAGCTTATTGATGTAATCAGGAAATTGAAGACATAA